One genomic segment of Candidatus Zymogenus saltonus includes these proteins:
- a CDS encoding glycosyltransferase family 39 protein, with translation MSVEIDSKPEKRYVLYLTAVIVTFAVVRILYIMYGPLNLVCDEAYFWDWSRKLDLSYYDQGSITAYIIAFTTALFGDTELGVRIGAVFFMAAATVVFYIAATDMFKSPGAGFAAALLFNLMPMSLAGGLIITYYSPMILFYPLMIYVLFKITEDKWGGALLWYIVGFLLGLGLLTHIMYWFYSFIVILYVMVSPGMRRWLKSPHFYLAALLAIVMSVPVLYWNWGHDFAMFRHAFGLGGVTKSREFSPLTFFEFLGGQIGILTPFVFVPFVYVYYLIIKRAFKDGVELYRLIFFTSAPIFILITLMSLRGRAEANWPTLGYIGPFMVFGAVIDDFLKTYRERKGRGLLRYGWFTLIFLIFLNVFAFNFDLIWKIAPKIFIEDPERDPTNGLRGWDILGKRVEEVYNEMGGEGKVFVFTQDYGETPELAFYMPSHPDATVLRYWKRKSQYDYWLKEGSPELTTGMDAIFVDRCRISSGCDEISNLIVESFERVDPPEELVIYKEGSEGKIKRRIFLVYRMYGFKGMNYDCPEYY, from the coding sequence ATGTCAGTAGAGATCGATTCCAAGCCTGAAAAGAGATACGTCCTATACCTGACCGCCGTGATCGTGACCTTTGCCGTAGTCCGAATCCTTTATATCATGTATGGTCCCTTGAACCTCGTCTGCGACGAGGCCTATTTCTGGGACTGGTCTCGAAAGCTTGACCTCAGCTACTATGATCAGGGATCGATTACGGCCTACATCATCGCCTTCACAACGGCGCTGTTCGGGGACACGGAGCTCGGGGTCAGGATAGGGGCCGTCTTCTTTATGGCGGCCGCAACCGTTGTTTTTTACATCGCCGCAACCGACATGTTCAAGTCCCCCGGGGCGGGATTTGCCGCCGCTTTGCTCTTCAACCTGATGCCGATGTCTCTGGCGGGGGGGCTAATAATCACATACTACTCCCCCATGATCCTCTTTTATCCCCTGATGATATATGTCCTATTCAAAATCACGGAGGATAAGTGGGGCGGGGCGCTCCTCTGGTATATAGTGGGATTCCTCCTGGGGCTGGGCCTCCTCACCCACATCATGTACTGGTTCTACTCCTTTATCGTGATTCTCTACGTAATGGTCTCGCCGGGTATGAGGAGGTGGCTTAAATCCCCCCACTTCTACCTCGCAGCCCTTCTGGCAATAGTCATGTCGGTTCCCGTCCTCTACTGGAACTGGGGCCACGACTTCGCCATGTTCAGGCACGCCTTCGGGCTGGGCGGGGTTACAAAGTCGAGGGAGTTCAGTCCCCTGACCTTTTTCGAGTTCCTGGGGGGACAAATCGGGATATTGACGCCCTTCGTCTTCGTCCCGTTCGTCTATGTCTACTATCTGATAATAAAGAGGGCTTTTAAGGACGGCGTTGAGCTATACCGCCTCATCTTTTTCACCTCGGCGCCAATATTTATCCTGATAACCCTCATGAGCCTCAGGGGGAGGGCGGAGGCGAACTGGCCCACCCTCGGATACATCGGCCCCTTTATGGTCTTCGGGGCGGTAATCGACGACTTCCTCAAGACCTACAGGGAGAGGAAGGGGAGGGGACTTTTGCGGTACGGCTGGTTCACGCTGATCTTCCTCATATTCTTGAACGTCTTCGCCTTCAACTTCGATCTTATCTGGAAGATCGCCCCAAAAATTTTTATCGAGGACCCTGAGCGGGACCCCACAAACGGGCTTCGGGGCTGGGACATCCTCGGCAAAAGGGTCGAGGAGGTCTACAACGAGATGGGGGGGGAGGGGAAGGTATTTGTCTTCACACAGGACTACGGCGAGACGCCGGAGCTCGCCTTTTACATGCCCTCCCACCCTGACGCCACCGTCCTTCGCTACTGGAAGCGGAAGAGCCAGTACGATTACTGGCTGAAGGAGGGCTCCCCGGAATTAACTACAGGGATGGACGCGATCTTCGTTGACCGATGCCGTATATCGAGTGGGTGCGACGAAATATCAAATCTCATAGTCGAGTCGTTCGAGAGGGTAGACCCCCCCGAGGAGCTGGTGATATACAAGGAGGGGTCTGAGGGAAAAATCAAGCGGAGGATATTCCTCGTATACAGGATGTACGGCTTCAAGGGGATGAACTACGACTGCCCGGAGTATTATTGA